A single Epinephelus fuscoguttatus linkage group LG13, E.fuscoguttatus.final_Chr_v1 DNA region contains:
- the LOC125899682 gene encoding protein lifeguard 3-like encodes MTSKTDNPPSYEDALHHPKYGNYPHQPQHGSPLPPPPSYSPSPGMCHGPPGYWGQEGVYPAAGMWAAPGFSPSGVPTTIPTLSAGVPASNQGDMDDFLSTQWESTAIRHAFIKKVYLILTVQLAVTFSVVAVFTFVDPVRLFVIRYPGIYWASFVVYFLVYCILVCCKGPRRRFPWNLVLLGVFTLALSYMSGTISSYYETKAVLIAMGITAVVCIAVTVFCFQTKVDFTSCGGFLCIASVMLLIIGIVTAIVLSFQYVPWLHMLYAAIGAIVYTLFLTYNTQLLIGNRELALSPEEYIFGALSLYIDIVHIFLFILQVSGAATE; translated from the exons ATGACATCAAAAACTGATAACCCTCCATCCTATGAGGACGCGCTGCACCATCCGAAGTATGGAAACTACCCTCACCAGCCACAACATGGCTCCCCTCTTCCACCACCTCCATCTTACAGCCCCAGTCCGGGCATGTGCCATGGCCCGCCTGGCTACTGGGGCCAGGAGGGCGTCTACCCGGCAGCTGGGATGTGGGCAGCCCCTGGCTTCTCTCCATCTGGGGTGCCCACCACAATACCGACTCTGTCTGCTGGAGTGCCTGCATCAAACCAAG GAGACATGGATGATTTTCTGAGCACACAGTGGGAAAGCACAGCTATTCGGCATGCCTTCATTAAAAAG GTTTACTTAATTTTAACAGTGCAGCTTGCCGTCACCTTTTCAGTTGTTGCTGTCTTTACGTTTGT TGACCCAGTGAGGCTGTTTGTCATCAGATACCCTGGCATCTACTGGGCATCTTT TGTGGTTTATTTTTTGGTGTACTGCATTCTGGTCTGCTGCAAAGGGCCGAG GAGGCGTTTCCCATGGAATCTTGTGCTGCTGGGAGTATTT ACTCTCGCCCTCTCTTACATGTCTGGAACAATCTCGAG CTATTATGAAACAAAGGCAGTGCTAATCGCCATGGGAATAACAGCAGTAGTTTGCATAGCTGTCACAGTCTTCTGCTTCCAAACCAAG GTGGACTTCACCTCCTGCGGGGGGTTTCTCTGCATCGCTTCCGTCATGCTCTTGATCATCGGGATTGTTACGGCCATCGTCCTCTCCTTCCAATAT GTCCCTTGGCTGCATATGCTCTACGCTGCAATTGGAGCCATCGTTTACACTCTG TTTTTAACATACAACACCCAGCTTCTTATCGGAAATCGGGAGTTGGCGCTCAGCCCAGAGGAGTACATCTTCGGAGCACTCTCTCTCTACATCGACATTGTTCAcatcttcctcttcatccttcAAGTCAGTGGAGCTGCCACCGAATAA
- the pnkd gene encoding probable hydrolase PNKD, with protein MALPDWMVTLVAAASFLCFLCLCVRYRRKGQLLWRKALNKIMARTEKPLFRIAYTLYTRTRLGYMYYKRQMRKAREHYPAGHSTAQPVEFSGIKIIPIPVLSDNYSYLVIDTASSVAVVVDPADPQTVQAVLEEEGVTLEAILCTHKHWDHSGGNKGLKRLHSSCRVYGNAADNIPGLTHPLSHKDSVTVGRMHFKALFTPGHTVGHMIYLLDGRAVDAPCSLFSGDLVFLSGCGRMFEGSATTMLSSLDTVASLSDDTLLWPGHEYAEDNLLFAAEVEPRNAARENKYQWVLLQRGQKLCTSPSTIGEERQYNPFLRSHSAELHLALGLQQFQDEDWTQFRARVLEELRKRKDLYNRR; from the exons ATGGCGCTTCCTGACTGGATGGTAACACTGGTAGCCGCCGCATCCTTCTTGTGTTTCTTATGCTTATGTGTCCGCTACAGACGCAAAGGACAGCTACTGTGGAGGAAAGCGTTGAACAAAATAATGGCCCGCACGGAGAAGCCGTTGTTCCGAATCGC GTACACACTCTACACCAGGACCAGACTGGGCTACATGTACTACAAGAGACAAATGAGGAAGGCCCGAGAGCATTACCCTGCTGGACACTCCACAGCTCAGCCTGTGGAGTTCAGTG GTATCAAAATAATTCCCATCCCAGTACTGTCTGACAACTACAGCTACCTTGTAATTGACACAGCCTCCAGTGTTGCAGTTGTTGTCGACCCTGCAGACCCTCAAACAGTTCAG gcagttcttgaggaagagggagTGACTCTGGAAGCAATACTCTGTACACACAAGCATTG GGATCACAGTGGGGGAAACAAAGGGTTGAAAAGGCTTCACAGCTCATGCAGAGTTTATGGAAACGCAGCTGATAACATTCCTGGCCTCACACA CCCTCTCTCACATAAGGACTCAGTAACAGTTGGCCGTATGCACTTTAAGGCCCTCTTCACTCCGGGACACACAGTGGGCCACATGATCTACCTCCTGGATGGCCGGGCGGTTGACGCTCCCTGCAGCCTCTTCTCTGGTGACCTGGTGTTCCTCTCAGGGTGTG GAAGGATGTTTGAAGGCAGTGCCACAACAATGCTGTCATCTCTGGACACAGTCGCCTCCTTGAGTGATGATACGCTATTATGGCCCG GTCATGAGTATGCAGAGGACAACCTACTGTTTGCTGCTGAGGTTGAGCCTCGCAACGCTGCCAGGGAAAACAAATATCAGTGGGTGCTGCTGCAGCGAGGCCAGAAGCTGTGCACG AGTCCCTCCACCATTGGGGAAGAGAGGCAGTACAATCCTTTCCTGCGCAGCCACTCTGCGGAGCTCCATCTGGCCCTGGGCCTCCAGCAGTTCCAGGATGAAGACTGGACCCAGTTTAGAGCTCGGGTGCTGGAGGAGCTGCGAAAACGCAAAGACCTCTACAACAGAAGATAG